The genomic stretch TCACTATTCAAAATAGCACATTTTCTACCTCGCCCTTAACTTTCACTGGAGAAACCACTGGGACAATATTGGTGAACGGATTGCAGATGGAAGGTGTCCATGTGGTTTGGCCAGATTCGCGACTTAATAATTCAACCTCAATGGTCGGAATTACTGGCGGCCGGGTCTTGGTAACTAACTGGACTCACAGGAACTGTTCCACTAATGCGGGATTTGTCGTTGGCGGTTTACATGGAGCGGAGGGAATCGTCCAGAATTTATTGGCAGAGGATTTACTCTCAGGCGGCCCAGTGTCCCCCGAAGCGAATTGCGAAGACGGGTGTGCGGGAGGGGCAATGTATGTGACCGGTCTCAGCATGGATAACGTGACCATCCGGCGCTTGACTTTGGATGTGTTTGACACGAGTCCTGGCCCACACGCCACCATCAGTCCGCCGGTCATCTTCGCTTCCAACGGAGACCGTTTCACGGCGGATACCCTGATCTATCGCAATGTGGAGGTTCATGACGTGGTGGTGATAGATCCGGACGACTATAGCCAGCCGGAGACAGATTGCACGGCGAGCTTGGGCCGTGCCTTCAGATTCTATCCATCTCCTATCGCGCGTCCGTGGACGATTTTCATGGACAGTTGTCGCTTCGTGGAGAATCGTCAACCCAATACCCAACCGGAACGGAGACAGCAGGATTCGTTCCCTGGTGGCACGCGAATGGTTGGCTCAACAGTAAAGATTGAGGGAGATCCAGATTCTAAACTGATCCTAAGAAAAGTCACGCTCTTGCACAATGATGATGGAGGGTTGGAAATAGTTCGATTTCGAAATTTGAATATGGAAGATGTGGTGCTGGTGGACAATAGTAGAATGGGAGTATATCTCTCATCTTCAGATTCGATACATGTGGATAATTTATATATATCAAGAACGAATTCTTACCTTGCGTTTTTAAGCTATCCGTATGACTATGATTATCCTTCCTGGCAGTGCGTTGCAATGATAGATGGGCATATTGGAACTTTTTTGAATAATGTTTCATTTGTTGACAATCACACAGAGTTCATGTTCTGGTGTCCAAGAGAAGATTTTGATTTAAGAACCTATTTCACAAATTCAATATTTAGTAATAACACATACGGGTTCTTGGTTAATCCAGAATATGATAGCAGTTTATTTCCCCCACCTTTGTTCGATTACTGCTTCCTCCCAACGGCGCAACCGGGTGTGGGAAATTTAGTCGGGGTTGATGCCTCTTTTGATCCCATCCAAGGAGCCCCCTTTTTAGCCTGGAATTCACCTTGTGTGGATGCTGGTAATCCTAATTCAAATTACAACGACGCAGAAGATCCAGCTGCTCCTAGCTTCCCCCTTTGGCCGGCGCTGGGCAGCCTGCGCAATGATATGGGTTTCACGGGCGGTCCGCACGCCGTGGCGCTGGATACCACCTGGGTTTCGGTGCCTGGCTGGCAGCCCAACATCCAACCCAAGGACTTCTCCCTGGGCGCCCCCTGGCCCAACCCCTTCAACCCGGTGACGCGCATTCCCTTTACCCTCACCCGCCCGGAGATCGTCAAGCTCAGCGTGCACAACCTGCTGGGTCAGGAAGTGGCCGTGCTGGTAAACGGAGTGCAGTTCGCGGGTCGGCAGGAGGTCACGTGGAACGCGGGGCAGTTGGCCAGCGGCACCTACCTGATCACCCTGGAGGCGGCCGGACGCCGGGAAACCCGCAGCGTCACCCTGCTACGCTGACCTCTCGCGCCGGCAGTTCGCCCTATAGTCACGGATCGGCCATTCCTTGCTTCCCCTGACAGAAAGCCGACTCAGCTTCCGGCAATCCTCCGCGTGCCGCTTGAGTCCTCCGCTTGTCATCTCACACAGCGTCCAGGGCTCCTCCCTGCACATGCGGGGTCTGTTGACATTCCGTGACAGCCCCCACCCAAGTCCTCCACTCTCCAGGAAGTGGCCGAACCTCCGCCGCCGTGAATTCGTTGAGCGCGCGCATGGCACTTGATTGGTTGTATCCAAATGAATACACTCCGGCTGGCTCTGAACCAAACCCGGACCTTCGTGCGCTGGCTGAAGGCCTTGCGGGATCCCCACGCGAAAGCACGGATCCTGCTACGCCTGCAGGCCCTCCAAATGGGACAGTGGGGAGACGTCAAATCTCTGGGGAAGGGCCTGCTTGAGCTGAGGATCGACGTGGGGCCGGGCTATCGGATCTATCTCGTTCATCGGCAGAAGGATCGAAATGTGTTGTTGTGCAGAGGCAACAAGGACACCCAGGCGCGCGACATCAAACGGGCTCGGGCACTGGTCGCACAGCTGGAAAGGGAGAACACGTGAAAACGTCCTTACGAGATTTCGATGCCGCGGACTACCTGGACAGCGAAGAGCAGCTCTCCGCGTACCTGTCGGCTGCCATGGCTGAGCCGGATGAGGCCCTTTTCCTGGCCGCCTTGGGCGCAGTGGCCCGTCGCCGCGGAATGGGACTCGTGGCCCGTCGATCGGGCCTGGGCCGGGAAAGCCTTTACAAAGCCCTCACCCCCGGCTCGCATCCCCGTTATGAAACCATCCGCCAAGTTCTGGCAGGAATGGGCATGCGCTTGACCGTGGTGCCCGCATCCTGAGACGCGAACGACAGAGTCACAGAGGCCGGATCGGTCATGGCCTGGGTTGCGTGTGACCCGGCCGAGGATCTGTTTGAACACGAAGACTCAAAGGCTCAAAGGCTACAAGTCGAATTGTGTCATGTGAGGTGAAGCCCGCAGGGCTGAACCAGAACCAGGTGGTGACGCCGTCAGGCGGAACCAACTACGCGGTGGCAGGAAGGCCAAACTGCGGCTAGCGGAAGGCCACCGCGAGGTGGCCTGACTCTAGCCGTTGAGAAAAAGCGCCTCTTTGGCTCCACCTTTCTGGCGCCAGCAGAAAGGTGGAAAACAAGGGGACCGGCCAGGCCGGTGCCAGGTCGGTGCCAGGCCGGTGCCAGGCCGGTGCCAGGCCGGTGCCAGGCCGGTGCCAGGCCGGTGCCAGGCCGGTGCCAGGCCGGTGCCAGGCCGGTGCCAGGTCGGTGCCAGGTCGGTGCCAGGTCAGTGCCAGAGCACTGTCCAATTCTGGCGCCAGCAGAAAGGCGGAAGACAAGGGACGGCAAGTGGCCGGGAGGAGCCATGGGATCCCAGCTTTCGCTGGGATGACAGGCCCTTTGCCATGGGATCCCCCGGTCAAGCCGGAGGATGACGAGTACCTGCGGCCGCTGCCGGCGGGCCTACAGGCAAAAGAGCCCTGCTGCCGCATCCACTTCGCGCAACAAGAGCTCGGCCGAAAGGGAGCTGACCTCGCCCCCCAGGTCGCGACATGCCAAGCCCCCCGCCACCGCCGCGCAGGCCAGGGCTTTGCGGGTGGGGAAGCCCTGCAGCAGGGCCCAGGCCAGCGCGCCGTGGAAGACGTCGCCCGCGCCCGTGGTGTCCACGATCTTGCCCGCCGGCCAGGCCGGGAACCAATACGGCTCGGCGCCGCGCTCGCCGACGATCATCCCGCCGGCTCCCAGGGTGATCACCGCCAGCCGCGGCCCGGCTTCCAGCAGATTGGCCGCCGCCTGGAGCAGATCCAGGCCGGGGTACTCGCTCATCACGAAGGCTTTGGAGACCGCCAGCACCTCGGCCGCGGCCACCAGCGACGCGATGTCTTCCCGCGGGCCGCCCAGATCCAGCAGCACGGACATGCCGGCGGCCCGGGCGCGCCGCGCGGCCTCCAGCGCCACGGGCTCCTTGCCGTCCAGCAGCAGCCAGCCGGGCCCCCAGGGCAGCCGTACCAGCGCTGCGGCCGGATAGTCCGGCAGCCCGGCGCGATCCAGCACCACCGTGCGCTTGCCGTGGCGGGCCTCCACCCAGATGCCGGCCCGGGGCGTGACACAACCCGCGCAGAGCTCCACGCCCGCGCAGTCCACGCCGCCCTCGGTAAAGGCCTGGCGGATCCGCACGCTGTTGGCGTCGTCGCCCAGGCAGCCGGCGAAGGCGACTTCCGCCCCCAGCCCGGCGGCGGTCAGGGCCGCCCGGGCGGCGGGCCCGCCCACGCACTCGCGGCTGCGCAGGGCCAGGTTCTTGCTGTCCACGGCCGGGTACTGGTCCAGCAGCAGCAGGTGATCCCAGACCACGTGGCCCAAGGCGATGAGACGCATGGCGACACTCCCGTTGTTCTCTTGTGAGACAAGGACGAGGCTCCGGCCTGACGCCGGGCTCAGCCGCCCGTGCCGTGGAAGCACTCCAGGTTGTCCAGCAGCTCGCCGGGCAGCTCCAGCTGCAGCGGGCGGGCGTCGTAGAATTCCTCGATCACCTGCAGGTTGTCCAGCGCGCTGAAGCGGTCGCAGAACAGCACGATGCTGCCGCGATCCTCCGGGCGGCGGATCACGCGGCCCGCTGCCTGCAGCACGCGGCAGAGGCCCGGCAGGCGGTAGGCCTTGTCGAAACCACCGTCGCCCTGGCTTTCGTACCACAGACGAGCCAGCTCGCGCTCGTGAGACAATTGCGGCAGCCCGGGCCCGATCACCAGCGCGGCCTCCAGCATCCGGCCCGGATAGTCCACGGCCTCGGCGAAGATGCCGCCCATCACGGTGAGCAGCAGGCGTGGTCCGCCGCGCTCCAGCTTCTTCAGCAGGGCCAGCCGCTCCAGCGGCTCCAGGCTGCCTTCGTGGACCAGCAGCGGCAACCCGGCGGGCAGCTCCCGGCGCAAGGCGCGCAGGTAGGCGAAGGAGGGCAGGAAGACCGCCGTGTTGCCGCCCACCCGGCGGAAACTCTCGGCCACCAGCCGGCCCAGCAGGGGCAGGCCGCGGCTGCGGTCCCGCCAGCGGCTGCTGATACCCTCGAAGATGATCAGGTTGCGGTGCTCGGGCGGAAAGGGCGAGGGCGCGGCCAGGGTCAGCACGCGGGGCCGCTGGTTCAGGCCCAATTCGCCCAGGTGCCAGTCCCAGGGGCGCAGGGTGGCGCTGAACAGCACGGCGGCGTGAAAGCGCTCCAGCTGCTCCTGGATCCAGTCCCCCGCCCAGGTGCAGAGGATTTCGAAGATCAGGACCGGACGCTCCGGGCCGGGCAGCACGCGGATCACCTGGCGCAGCGTCTCCTTCTCCTGGCGCGCCAGCTCGGCGAAGCGCTCCAGCTCGCGAAAGAAATCCACGATGGGATCCTTCTCCACCACCACGCCCAGCAGGCTGCGCGTGAGCAGCAGATCCACCAGCGCGCGCTCGTACTGCCCGGCGGCGGCGGCCAGGACCTCCTGGTCGAAGCGCGCGCCCAGGGCGCGCTCGCCCGTGTCGTAGACGAATTCGAAATCGGGTTCCACCTGCTCCTCGACCCGCTCGAAGAGATCGTCGAGCTTGTGCAGGGCCTGCTTGAGTCCCTTGAGCGGCCGCTGCAGCGGCCCGCCCTGGAACAGGTCGCCGCCGGCCAGCTGCACGTCCAGGTGGCGTTCCAACTCGCCCAGCTGCTCGCGGGCCAGGCTGGCGCTGAACCAGCTGCGGCCGCGGGGCGCCAGGTTGTGGGCCTCGTCCACCACCAGCACGAAGTCCTGCGGGTCGCCCTCCACGAAGAGCCGGCGGATGCGCACCTGCGGATCGAAGACGTAGTTGTAGTCGCCCACCACCAGGTCGCGGGTCTCGGTCAGCGCCAGGGCGATTTCATGCGGGCAGACCCGGTGCCGGATGCCCGTGGCCACCAGCTCCTCGCGATCCACCAGCGGCAGGCCGGCCAAGTCGCGCAGGGCGGCCTCCAGGCGCGGGGCCAGGCCCTTGAGCAGGGGACAGTGCTCCTCGTGGCAGAAGTAGGTCTCGGCGGGACACATGCCCTCGCGGCTGCTCATGGCCACGGCGCTGACCACGGTTCCCTCGCGGTTGAGGGCTCGCGCCACCAGCAGCGCGGCCTCGCGGCCCGTGTTCTTGGCGGTGCAGAAGAAGACGCGCCGGCCGGCCTGCATGGCCGTGCGCAGCGCGGGCAGCAGCACGGAGACGGACTTGCCCAGCCCGGTGGGGGCGTTGAGGGTCAGGATCTGCTCCCGGGCCAGCGCGGTCTCGATCTCCTGCATCAGCACGCGCTGCCCGGGCCGGTAGGCGGGGAAGGGAAACTCCAGCTGGCGCGAGCGTGTGACACGGGCGGCGCGCAGCTCGTTCTCGCGGCGCTCCCGGGCGGCCAGCAGGGCGACCTGGGTCTCCAGCGTGGCCAGCAGTTCGTCCGCCGGCCGCTCCACGTCCAGCACGCGCTCGGCGCCGTCGCCCAGGTTGATCAGCCGCAGGCGCGCGCGCACCGTGCCGGTGGGTTTGAGCATCCAGGCGTAGAGCAGGGCCTGCAGGACGTGGCCGGGGAAGTCCTCCGCGCGCAGGCGCTTCAGCCGCTCCGCCTGGACCAGCACGGTCTTGATCTCCTCTACCGTGCCGTCCTCGTCCAGCTGATCGGCGCGCCCCGTCAGTTCCACCTCCTCGCCCAGCAGCACGCCGCGCCAGGAGAGCGGCACCTCCACGCGCGCGCCCTCGGCCAGGGCCCGCTGCTGCGCCTGGCCATGCAGGCGCTGTCCCTGCCGGGCGCGGCCGGGAATCCAGCCGCCGCCGTCGTTGCGCCCGCCCTCGGCGAGTTCGCACAAGGCCTGGACGGCCAGGCGGCGCACGGGCTCAGGCATGGGGCTTCCCTTCCCCCGCGCCCCGCGGGGGAAGACTGGTTCCGGCGAAGCTGGATTCGGGGGAAAGGGGGCGATTCCCTTCCCCCGCGCCCCGCGGGGGAAGGCCGGTTCTGGCGAAGCCGGAACCGGGGGGATGGGGGCTGACCGTCAGTTCTTCCTCCATCCCACCCCGATTCAGGTTTGATTCACGGAGGATTGTCTCCAAAACAGCGTCCAATTCTTCGTCCACTTGATGATTCCAGAAGCGAAGGACCGTGAAGCCATGCTCCCTCAGCCAGTCATCGCGTTGGATGTCGCGCACGGGATTTTCGGCGTGCTGGCCACCATCAATCTCGATGACAATCCGCGTGGACAAGCAGACGAAGTCCAAGATGTAGGGACCGGCAATGTGTTGCCTTCGAAAGCGGAAGTTGCCCAGTTGCCTTTTACGCAGGGCCGCCCAGATCGCCTTCTCCTGTTGGGTCATTTCGTGCCGAAGGCAACGGGCGTGGTGCAACATTTTCTTCGTTCTTCTCAAGGCCCCCATCCCCCGTCGCTGCGCGACGCCTTCCCCCGCGGGGCGCGGGGGAAGGGAGTCAAGTCTTCTGCTTCTTCTTCTTCGCCGCCGGAAAGAGCACGTTGTTGAGGATCAGGCGGTAGCCCGGCGAATTGCGGTGCAGGCTCAGCTGGGTCTCGGGGTCGCCCACCATGTGGCGGTAGTCCTCCGGGTCGTGGCCGCCGTAAAAGGTGAAGGTGCCCTTGCCCACGTTGCCGTGGATGTAGCGCACCTCGTTGGAGCCTTCGATCTCCCCCAGGACCAGCACGTGGGCCTTGAGCCGGTCGCGCCGAAAGGCCGTGGTCTGGCCCATGAAGCCGCGCACCC from Candidatus Delongbacteria bacterium encodes the following:
- a CDS encoding T9SS type A sorting domain-containing protein, whose product is MRLPRWISLILLVLLVRGVGASILTVPAQYSTIQAALQATSSGDTVHVAPGIYYEHLVTPFTSVTLLSDYAWTRDSLDIERTIIDGSWSGTVLAVNCRQQHRFVMEGFTLQRGMGLQYERTGGVQFREQVNAILRHVVLKEHRSSSRLYQVMQWIDGEENRGSLVLDNLRIELDTLQVVMDPEPSQIVLVGLRSLVVHRLRVIQTANPGSLMSVNADTVIVSDCILDRHQFSTVPAGKFIMAHGNEFVSVDSVTIQNSTFSTSPLTFTGETTGTILVNGLQMEGVHVVWPDSRLNNSTSMVGITGGRVLVTNWTHRNCSTNAGFVVGGLHGAEGIVQNLLAEDLLSGGPVSPEANCEDGCAGGAMYVTGLSMDNVTIRRLTLDVFDTSPGPHATISPPVIFASNGDRFTADTLIYRNVEVHDVVVIDPDDYSQPETDCTASLGRAFRFYPSPIARPWTIFMDSCRFVENRQPNTQPERRQQDSFPGGTRMVGSTVKIEGDPDSKLILRKVTLLHNDDGGLEIVRFRNLNMEDVVLVDNSRMGVYLSSSDSIHVDNLYISRTNSYLAFLSYPYDYDYPSWQCVAMIDGHIGTFLNNVSFVDNHTEFMFWCPREDFDLRTYFTNSIFSNNTYGFLVNPEYDSSLFPPPLFDYCFLPTAQPGVGNLVGVDASFDPIQGAPFLAWNSPCVDAGNPNSNYNDAEDPAAPSFPLWPALGSLRNDMGFTGGPHAVALDTTWVSVPGWQPNIQPKDFSLGAPWPNPFNPVTRIPFTLTRPEIVKLSVHNLLGQEVAVLVNGVQFAGRQEVTWNAGQLASGTYLITLEAAGRRETRSVTLLR
- a CDS encoding type II toxin-antitoxin system RelE/ParE family toxin, whose protein sequence is MNTLRLALNQTRTFVRWLKALRDPHAKARILLRLQALQMGQWGDVKSLGKGLLELRIDVGPGYRIYLVHRQKDRNVLLCRGNKDTQARDIKRARALVAQLERENT
- a CDS encoding addiction module antidote protein, yielding MKTSLRDFDAADYLDSEEQLSAYLSAAMAEPDEALFLAALGAVARRRGMGLVARRSGLGRESLYKALTPGSHPRYETIRQVLAGMGMRLTVVPAS
- a CDS encoding PfkB family carbohydrate kinase; amino-acid sequence: MRLIALGHVVWDHLLLLDQYPAVDSKNLALRSRECVGGPAARAALTAAGLGAEVAFAGCLGDDANSVRIRQAFTEGGVDCAGVELCAGCVTPRAGIWVEARHGKRTVVLDRAGLPDYPAAALVRLPWGPGWLLLDGKEPVALEAARRARAAGMSVLLDLGGPREDIASLVAAAEVLAVSKAFVMSEYPGLDLLQAAANLLEAGPRLAVITLGAGGMIVGERGAEPYWFPAWPAGKIVDTTGAGDVFHGALAWALLQGFPTRKALACAAVAGGLACRDLGGEVSSLSAELLLREVDAAAGLFCL
- a CDS encoding ATP-dependent DNA helicase codes for the protein MPEPVRRLAVQALCELAEGGRNDGGGWIPGRARQGQRLHGQAQQRALAEGARVEVPLSWRGVLLGEEVELTGRADQLDEDGTVEEIKTVLVQAERLKRLRAEDFPGHVLQALLYAWMLKPTGTVRARLRLINLGDGAERVLDVERPADELLATLETQVALLAARERRENELRAARVTRSRQLEFPFPAYRPGQRVLMQEIETALAREQILTLNAPTGLGKSVSVLLPALRTAMQAGRRVFFCTAKNTGREAALLVARALNREGTVVSAVAMSSREGMCPAETYFCHEEHCPLLKGLAPRLEAALRDLAGLPLVDREELVATGIRHRVCPHEIALALTETRDLVVGDYNYVFDPQVRIRRLFVEGDPQDFVLVVDEAHNLAPRGRSWFSASLAREQLGELERHLDVQLAGGDLFQGGPLQRPLKGLKQALHKLDDLFERVEEQVEPDFEFVYDTGERALGARFDQEVLAAAAGQYERALVDLLLTRSLLGVVVEKDPIVDFFRELERFAELARQEKETLRQVIRVLPGPERPVLIFEILCTWAGDWIQEQLERFHAAVLFSATLRPWDWHLGELGLNQRPRVLTLAAPSPFPPEHRNLIIFEGISSRWRDRSRGLPLLGRLVAESFRRVGGNTAVFLPSFAYLRALRRELPAGLPLLVHEGSLEPLERLALLKKLERGGPRLLLTVMGGIFAEAVDYPGRMLEAALVIGPGLPQLSHERELARLWYESQGDGGFDKAYRLPGLCRVLQAAGRVIRRPEDRGSIVLFCDRFSALDNLQVIEEFYDARPLQLELPGELLDNLECFHGTGG